GAGCCCGAATTCGTCCGTCGTCCCGTGAACGCACCCGCCCTTCACGCCACCGCCCGCCATTGCCATTGAGAAGCCGTAGGGGTTGTGGTCGCGCCCGCTCGCCCCCTCGCTCATCGGGGTGCGCCCGAACTCACCGCCCCAAATCACCAGCGTGTCGTCGAGCATCCCGCGCTGTTTTAAGTCGCGGATGAGCGCCGCGGTGGGTTGGTCCGCGCGCCCGCACATCTTCGTGTGGTTGCCCTCGATGTCCGAGTGCGCGTCCCACTGGCTCCCCGCGCCGCAATACACCTGCACGAACCGCACGCCGCGCTCGACGAGTCGCCGGGCGAGCAAGCAGCGGTGGCCGAACTCCGCCGTCTCCTTGCGATTTAGCCCGTACATCTCTTTCGTTTTCTCGCTCTCCTTCGACAGGTCCACCACGTCGGGCGCGCTGGCCTGCATGCGGAACGCGAGTTCGTAAGCGGCTTGGCGCGCGGCGAGTTCGGTGTCGCTCGCGCGCTCGCGCCGGTGGATGTCGTTCAGTTCGCGGACGAGACCGAGTTTATCCTTCTGGCGCTCGCCGTCGACGCCCGCGGGGGGATTCAGATTCAGAATCGGGTTCGGTCCGTTGCGGAACAGCGTGCCCTGGTAGGTCGCGGGCATGTAGCCGGTGCCGTAGTTGCGGGCGCCGCCGAGCGGTTCCGGCCCGCCCTCCGTGAACACCACGAACCCGGGCAGATTGCGGTTCACGCTGCCGAGGCCGTACAGCGCCCACGAACCGAGGCTCGGGCGCCCCGCGAGGATGGAGCCGGTGTTCATCTGGCACACGCTGCCGACGTGGTTCAGCCCGTCGGCCCAGCACGCACGCAGAACCGTGAGGTCGTCCGCGCACTTCGCGGTGTGCGGGAGCCAGTCGCTGATGTCCAGGCCGCTCTTCCCGTGCTTGGCGAACTTTCGCTTGCTGGCGAGCAGGTTATTCCCGCCCGTACCCATCGGCGTGAGCACTTTCCCGAAGCTCGCGGGGAGCGGTTTGCCGTGCTGCTTGGTCAGTTCCGGCTTCGGGTCGAAGAGGTCGACGTGCGACGGCCCGCCCTCCATGAACAGGAAGATCACGGACTTCGCTTTTGCCTCGAACTGCGGCTTCTTCGGCGCGAGCGGATCGACCGCGTTCGGTGCGGGCGCTTCCGCCGACGCGAGCGCGGCCAGTGCCAACGCGCCGAACCCTCCTCCGGCCGCGGTGAGGAAGTCGCGTCGCGAGGCGAGCGTGGGAACGTGTGGGAAACGGTGGCTCATCTCAGCGCCTCGTTGCGACCGCGGTCGCTCGGAAATCGACAAGAACGATGCTCCCACGCCTGGTGCCGCGGATCGCGCAGAACGCGCCGCGAACACCCGGGAGCGTTTGTCAGTTATACCCGCGATCGCCCCCGCGAAACCAGCGCCAACTACCTTCGGCTCTCGCGAGTGGACACTTACTCGGCTTCGGCGTCCCATCGCGCGTTCATTGATCCCCGCTTCGGCTACCGGCTAACAATTGCTAACCTTTTGGCCCCGGGGCCGGTTGCGACCCCCGTGAACAGCTCTCAACTGCTGATATTTCCGTGCTTTTAACGCGATTGCCCCGTCTACACCCTCGCGCCAGCGGCTAACAAACACTAACAATTACTGTCATTTCGGGCCGCTATCGGGCCAATATTCCGCGAATACTTGTGCCGAAAACAGTCCTTCTCACCCAGATAGACAAGACGTTCGGCCTATAGATTTTGTTCAATTGTATACTATTTGCCAAGAAGACACGAGGAATTTCGTCGTATTGCGCCACGAAATTGACGCGGACGCATCACTTTAACGTGGCGAGCGCATCGTAAAGGAATGGTGAGGGTACCGTGAATGCCCCTGATCGTTCTGCGCTCATTCGTGGTCGTGCTATGACCTTGAAGGCGCGCGAAATGGTGGCGAAAAGTCCGCGCATCCGGTGGTTGGTTGCAGTAGACTGGATCGTTGTATTTCGGGTAATGTCTACGTTCTCCTGCGGACGCTCCTCCCGTACCGTTTCTCACCAAACGCTGCCAGGTTTTGGTGTGACTCCCCCGCCAGGAAAAGAGTCAACGACCGGCTGTCCCGGACGGCCGATCGGTTCCGTTTCACAATGCAACCCCGTTTGAAGAACGGGCGAAGGAGCGGTGAGAATGTCGGATCTGTCCGATACCACCGAGGGGGCGGCGTTTGCTCTCTCGGGGAGTGGATACACGGCGTCTGCCCGCGGGCTGGAGTCGCCCTCCTTGTTTAACCCCGCGGCCGGCGCCGACAGCGCGACCGCCTACGAGGTGAAGTTCCTGCTGACCGAGGAGCAGGCGGCCGAGGTCGTGGCGCGCGTAACGGGGAAACTGGCACTCGATCCGTATGCCGATCCCGCACTGGGGAACGCTTACATCACCACGAGCGTGTACACGGACACCCCGAACTTCGACGTGTTCTACCGGACCGAGGGGTACGACCGCGACAAGTTCCGGGTCCGGCGCTACGGGCTCACCGGTCCCGTGTTCGTGGAACGCAAGACCAAGAACGGGGACAAGGTGCGCAAGCACCGGGTGCGCATCAGTGCGTCCGAGGTGCCGGACCTCGCGGCCCCGGAACTGAACGGCGAGTGGGCCGGGGAGTGGTTCCACAGCCAGCTCCTTCAGAAGCAGCTCCGCCCCGTGTGCCGCGTGGCCTACGAGCGCGTCGCGTACCTGGGCACGG
The Gemmata palustris DNA segment above includes these coding regions:
- a CDS encoding DUF1501 domain-containing protein, whose protein sequence is MSHRFPHVPTLASRRDFLTAAGGGFGALALAALASAEAPAPNAVDPLAPKKPQFEAKAKSVIFLFMEGGPSHVDLFDPKPELTKQHGKPLPASFGKVLTPMGTGGNNLLASKRKFAKHGKSGLDISDWLPHTAKCADDLTVLRACWADGLNHVGSVCQMNTGSILAGRPSLGSWALYGLGSVNRNLPGFVVFTEGGPEPLGGARNYGTGYMPATYQGTLFRNGPNPILNLNPPAGVDGERQKDKLGLVRELNDIHRRERASDTELAARQAAYELAFRMQASAPDVVDLSKESEKTKEMYGLNRKETAEFGHRCLLARRLVERGVRFVQVYCGAGSQWDAHSDIEGNHTKMCGRADQPTAALIRDLKQRGMLDDTLVIWGGEFGRTPMSEGASGRDHNPYGFSMAMAGGGVKGGCVHGTTDEFGLYGIDGRVHVHDFHATILHLLGFDHTKLTFFHNGKDERLTDVKGKVVNEILA
- a CDS encoding polyphosphate polymerase domain-containing protein, translating into MSDLSDTTEGAAFALSGSGYTASARGLESPSLFNPAAGADSATAYEVKFLLTEEQAAEVVARVTGKLALDPYADPALGNAYITTSVYTDTPNFDVFYRTEGYDRDKFRVRRYGLTGPVFVERKTKNGDKVRKHRVRISASEVPDLAAPELNGEWAGEWFHSQLLQKQLRPVCRVAYERVAYLGTADGGTVRLTFDRNIRGVLAGEWKLEAVGPVPALVDKVVTEFKFRTAMPALFKGIVADLGLTPTPVSKYRTFVHAAGLAPVRTVNA